The genomic window GGCTGCGCCCTAAGCGTAGCTATGCCGCAGGCTTTACGACGCCGGCTCCATCGAGCGTTCGCGTAGCGTCTCTAAGAGTTGTCGAGATGCTCAGTACAAGTGCCCAATGCCCACTATCTTCATTGAAGCTGTTCAATTAGCTGAATAATTTGTTGATAATACTGGATATTTCCTTCTTGGTAATATAAGTCAGCGGATTTCTGGAAATCGGCAATTGCTCCTTGAGAATCTCCCAGATTTTGGTATACATCTGCCCGAAGGATGTAAGCTGAAGCCCAATTAGGCTGATGTTTTAAAGCTTGGTTTAAGTCTGCAAGCGCTCCTTGTAAGTCTTTTAATAAAGAACGGCTACGACCCCGATTGTACCAGTCTTCAGCAAAACTGGGGTCGATCGCGATCGCTCGACTGTAATCTTCTATTGCCCCTTGAAAATCTTCTAAGGCATAGCGAGCATTAGCGCGATCGCTGTAAAATGCAGCAGATTGGGGATTAATTTCCAAAGCTTGGGTGTAATCTGCGATCGCACTTTCATATTCTTCTAAAGCATAGTGGGTTGAACCTCGGTTGTAATATGCTTCAATTAAATCAGGATTAATTTGTAATGCTTGATTATAATCTGCGATCGCCCCCTGTTCATCTCCTAAAAGACGACGAGCATTTCCTCGATTGCAGTACGCTTGAGAAAATTCAGGCACAAGCTCTATTGCTTGGGTGTTATCGTCAATTGCTCCCTGTAAGTCTTGCAGGGCTTCACGGGCAATACCCCGACCATAATAAGCTGCGGCTAAGTTATCATTAATCTCTAATGCCCGATCATAATCTTTAATTGCTCCTTTATGATCTGCTAAAGAACGACGAGCCGCCGCGCGATCGCAATATCCTTCAGCTAAACTAGGATTGAGTTGTAATAGGCGATTGCTATCTTCAATTGCACCTTGATAATCTCCCAATCGGCGACGAGCATTCGCCCGAAAGCCGTATACTAAAGCTAGAGTCGGATTTTCTTGTAACGCTTGGTCATAATCTGCGATTGCACCCTCATAATCCTCAAGAGTACTACGGACAAGACCCCGCTCACAATAGGCTTGCAGATCATCGGGATTCAACTTTAATGCTTGGTTAAAATCCTCAATTGCTCGGTGATATTCTTTGAGATGAGCAAGAACCAGACCCCGATTATAATATGCCCCGGCAAACTTGGGGTTGATTTCTAGGGCGCGGTTGTAATTTGCGATCGCACTTTGATAGTCTGCTAAAGCGTAGTGGGCATTACCTCGATTATGATAAGCCTCCGCCAAGTTGGGATTTAATTGTAATGCTCGGTCATGATCGGCGATCGCTTCGTGATAATTGCCTAAGATATGATGAATATTACCCCGATTGCTGTAAGCTGCGGCAAAATGGGGATGCCACTGTAAAGCTTGTTGAAAATCTGCAATTGCTCCTTGATGATTACCGCTCTCAAAACAAGCTACACCCCGATTATGATAGGCATTGGCAATATCAATATTGATATTATCAGCTAATTGGGTACTGGTTTCTATTGTTTGGATATAATCAGCGATCGCTTTGTCGTATTTTTCTAAGGCAAAGTAAGCATTACCCCGGCTGTGGTAAGATTGGGCTAAATTGGGATCGATTTGTAATGCTTGGTTATGATCCGCGATCGCTCCTTCATAATCGGTTAAAAAGTAACGAGCATTACCTCGGTGACAGTAGGCTGTGGCAAAATTGGGATTGATTTCTATGGCACGATTAAAATCTGCGATCGCACTGCGATAATCTTTGAGTTGACCACTGAGAATAATTCCTCGATTATGGTAAGCTTCAGCATAGTTAGGGTTGAGCTTGATTGCTTGGGTGTAAGCTGCGTTCGCTCCTTGATAATCCCCTTGCAAATTGTGGTTTAATCCTTGGTTTAAGAATTCTTCAGCATTCATGTAATTTTTTTGAATTTCGACATTCCCTATCTTTCAGGCAACGGGATTCTTAACGATATGTTTGGAAAATAGTTCCAGCTACTATTGTGCCTCTTGCTAAGATTTTAATTCCTGTGTGACCATCTGTTAATACATCATGGGCAATGTCACGTGTTGTAAGGATTATGCTTTGACTTTTAGAAAATATTTATTTTTCTGGGGTGGGTATCTTACTCGCCCTTTTTTATAAGTATTGTTATAGTAGCGGATAACACATTTGTCTAAGTGCGATCGCATCTACTATCAACATGGCTAAAGAGTCTGAAAATCGGTTAAAACACTTTGCTGCTTTAAAGTCCAGATACCAAGCAACTCAATATCAAGATTCATCACCCGCGAGTCTGCTATATCTCATACTACGAAAACTTGACTTAGGAATTGAACTCCTTGACTTAGAATCCAATTGGTTGGGAGAATCTAAGCTTGAGGAAACTTTAGAAGTTATCAAGCAAGAACAGCAATATAGAGTCCAAGAATTCGGAAATCTAGAATTTGAATTATCCAAATTAAAGTCTAAGTACAAAGCTACAAAGCATAACGTTTCTTGGCAATCCAGTCATCTGTATTTCATACTTTTGAAACTTGAGTCAGGAAATTTTCTCAGTGATTCAGAAGTTAAATGGCTGAGAGCAAACGGTTTATATGAGACAAATAAAATTGCTCAAGAGGTAAAACGATTTATTCAACTCAAGTCTAAATACAAAGCTACTCAATATCAAGACTCATATCCTGATAGTCTACTTTATCAAATACTGAACAAATTAGAGATTACAGAACGTTTAAGTAATTCTGAATATCATTGGCTGATCAATAACGAACTTTTTGAAACAGCAGAAATTTTTCAACAACAAGAGTCAGTAAAAGAAACTCACTTTGCTCATTTACGAGATAAATACCAAGCGAATCTACACCCCGATTTATCATTATCCAGTCCACTATATCCAATATTGCAAAATATTGATATCAAAAATAATTTGAGTGAGTCAGAGATTAACTGGCTGGAACAGCAAGGACTTAGCGAAACAATTGTCATTGCTCAAGACTTTAAAGAAATACGAGAATTTGCTGCCTTGAGAACTAAGTATAAAGTAACTCATTATGAGGATTTATCGCCTAAGAGTCACCTGTATAAAGTTCTCAAAAAACTTGATTTTTCTAATCACTTAGGTGAACAGGATATTAACTTCTTAAGAAAGCGTAAGCTGACGAAGACAATAGAAATTGCTAACGAAAAATATGCTAATATTATCAAGTTTAATATAGAATCAGGAGAAACTCTAAATGAGTCAGAAATTGAGTGGCTAAAAAATAATGGGCGAGAAGATATCATTATCCTCGCACAACAAAAGCAGTTTGCAGCGCTTAAGAGAAAATATGGGTTAATAGATCCTTCACTTCCCTTAGAGCCACTTTACACGATCATGGTCAAACTGGAGAAAAAAGAACGGCTAGATCCTAAGTTGCTTGTGCAGCTTATGGAAGAGGAACTATTATCTCCTGGTGGTAAAATTGCTCTTGCGTATTACAGGCTAGAAGCAGAATTTTATGAACAGGAATTTCACCGCACTGGACATAAATGGCATATTCCCACCGCTAGTAGTTATTGGCGCAAAGCAGATGAACCTGAACAGGCATTAAAACTTACTAACTTAGATTTAAGCCAAATCAGAGAAAGTAATCTAAAGTCAGCAATTTCAGTTACTAGAGGTGCAGCCTTCAGAGATATGGATAACTTAGCTGATGCAGAAAGCTGTGCTAAAAAAGCTATGGAGTATCAGCCTGAAAGTTATCAACCTTATACATTGATGGCAGCTATTGCTCATGATAGGGGTGACTATCCAAAAAGAGATTATTGGCATGAACAAGCAATTAAACGCGGTGCTAAAACGGAAGATATAGATGATGAGATAAAACGATTAGTCAGGAGTACAAAAGATGATAATAAACGACATGAAGCAGCAGAGTATTTACTAAAAAAAGATTTACAACGCTACTCTTGGGCTAAGTCTTATCTCAAAAAATCGTAAGATAATGGTAAATAAACTGGTTTGCATCACCGAACTACCAACATGACCAGATTTATTCATGACCAATTTGCCAAAGACTACCTCCTGAGAATCATCGGTAGAGGAAACGTTCAAAAGCAAGCAATTGACGAACTAGAAGCACTTACTCCTGATAATCCTTTCCGAAAAGCAGCGTTAGAATTGCTGTACAACTTGCAACAAAACTTACAAGTTACTCAAAATCAAGACGAGGAAGATAGGGAATTACTTATGCGATTAGCACCACTTTACCAACAAGACCGAGAACAGGCTAAACAACAAGGAATTAAGCAGGGAGAACGCTTGGTGGTGGAAAACTTGCTGAAAGTTCGTTTTGGTGAAATAGATAATGAGCTTCAAGAAACTATTGAACCTTTATTAGCGTTATCACCAGAAGAGTTTACGCCTTTACTATTGCAGTTATCCCGTGAAGAATTAATTAATCGGTTTTGCTAGTGTCAATAACATATCCTTTAATGATTAGGATAAAGCTTAAAGGAGAAGGAAAAAAGTTAAACTATTTCCCCTTTTTGTTTTATCCACTTTCTACCTCGCGTTAAAATGCAAAGTTGAAGACATTAATCCAGTATTATTAAATTTTTTCTAAATTTTTAACCAAGAAAAACTTTATTTGATAGGTTTGTATAAATGGATTTTCTGACAATTCTCGGATTAGCTGCTGCCACACTAACCACCACTGCCTTTTTACCACAGATGTTTCAGATATGGCGAACAAAATCAGCAGAAGATGTTTCTTTCATCATGCTGATTACATTTATCCTCGGTGTTTTTTTGTGGTTAATTTACGGAATTTATCTACAAGCCTTGCCAATTATTGTTGCTAACAGCTTGACATTGTTTTTTAACTTGATAATTCTATGGCTTAAAATTAAATATAGATGAAGAAGCCCTGACGACTATAAATAAGTCGCGGCTACACAAACTCTCGTCAGCCTGCGCGGACTAAAATCAAACCCACCTCGTGGGTTTTGCCTGTATAGGCGCGACTTAGAGTCGCCCACATTTTCACAAACACCCGTAAGAAACGCCTGTGACATCATCTGTATTTGACTCTGAACGCCTTCTGTTTACACCCACCACCCCAGATACCAACGCTATCCCCATAATCTTCGCCTTTCCCAATGAATACAGCGTAGGTATCACAAGCCTCGGCTATCAGGTAGTTTGGGCAACTTTGGCAATGCGTGATGATGTGCAGGTGAGTCGCCTGTTTACAGATACTCACGAACAACTCCCCAGGAAATCGAAAATTGTGGGATTTTCGATTTCCTGGGAACTGGATTATGTGAATATTTTAAATTTATTGGAATCTTTAGAAATTCCGATTTTGGCAACTTCTCGCGATGATTCTCATCCGATCATTTTTGGTGGTGGTCCTGTTCTCACAGCTAATCCCGAACCTTTTGCAGCTTTTTTTGATGTAATTTTACTGGGGGATGGCGAAAACCTACTAGGAAATTTCATTGAGGCGTACAAAGAAGTGAGAAATGCTTCTAGACAAACTCAACTAAAAAGACTTGCACAAGTCCCAGGAATTTATATTCCCAGTTTGTATGAAGTCGAATATCACGCAATAGATGGTGCAGTAAAGTCAATTAAACCAATTTCTCCAGAAATTCCCGCAGTAGTGCAAAAGCAGACTTATCGGGGAAATACTCTATCGGCATCGACTGTAGTTACCGAAAAAGCCGCATGGGAAAATATTTACATGGTGGAAGTGGTGAGAAGTTGTCCAGAAATGTGCCGCTTTTGTTTGGCGAGTTATCTTACATTGCCTTTTAGAACAGCCAGTCTTGAATGTTCATTAATTCCAGCGATCGCAAAAGGTTTAGAAGTTACAAATCGGCTAGGATTATTGGGGGCTTCTGTAACTCAGCACCCAGAATTTGAGACTTTGCTAGATTATATTAGTCAGCCAAAGTACGATGATGTCCGTCTCAGTATTGCATCAGTGCGAACCAATACCGTAACAGTCCAGTTAGCAGAAACTTTGACGAAACGAGACACGCGATCGCTTACCATTGCAGTAGAAAGTGGTTCTGAGAAAATCCGGCAAATCATCAACAAAAAGCTGCATAACGATGAAATTATCCAAGCTGCAATAAATGCCAAAGCTGGCGGATTAAAAAGCTTGAAACTCTACGGAATGGCAGGAATTCCCGGTGAAGAACCAGAGGATTTAGAGCAAACCGTGGCGATGATGCGTAGTATCAAAAAAGCTGCGCCGGGATTGCGCTTAACATTTGGATGCAGCACCTTTGTCCCCAAAGCACACACACCGTTCCAATGGTTTGGGGTGAATCGCCAATCAGAAAAGCGGTTACAATTTTTGCAAAAACACCTAAAACCACAGGGGATAGAGTTTCGCCCAGAAAGCTATAATTGGTCGATTATACAAGCTTTGTTATCCAGAGGCGATCGCAGAGTGTCTCAACTCCTCCAACTTACTCGTGACTTTGGCGACTCCTTGGGTAGCTACAAACGTGCTTTCAAACAACTCAAAGGACAAATCCCTGATTTAGATTTCTACGTCCACGCCGAATGGTCAACAGAGCAAGTATTACCCTGGAGTCACTTGCAAGGGCCTCTGCCACAGTCTACACTACTAAAGCATTTGGCTGATGCTAAGAGTTATATCAACCCATCTCCAAAGGAATTACAGCCATTGAATTCATAGCTGAAAACTTGATGCAAAACACAGCAGAGTATTACTGCGCCTATTGCGGCGAACCGAACTTAACTTTTATTGATTTGAGTGCTGGAGGACAACAATCTTATATTGAAGATTGTCAAGTTTGCTGTAACCCCAATATTTTGTATGTACGGGTTGATGAAGATACCCTAGATATCGAGATTGATACCGAATCCGAAAGTTGAATTTTAGGTTTTTCTTTCCATGCTGCACTTTAAACATTCCTCAGTAATTAATGCCCTACCAGAAGTAGTTTGGAAATTTCACGAAAGGCCAGATATTTTGCAACTGCTGAATCCACCTTGGCAGCCAGTCCAAGTGGTTCGTCGTGAGGGGGGGCTGAACGTGGGCGCTATCACCGAATTTCGCCTGTTTCTCGGCCCATTACCCTTAACTTGGTTAGCGCGTCATACTGAATGTGAAAAATATCACCTGTTTACCGACGAACAGATATCTGGCCCTTTTGAATCTTGGGTACATCGACATGAATTTGAACTAGAAAATGGCAAAACTAGGCTGACTGATGCTATTTCCTTCTCTATGCCTGGCGGAGGAACAGTTGAATTTGCCAGTGGTTGGTTAGTGCAAGTGCAACTAGAAGCAATGTTTCGCTATCGCCACTATGTGACTAAACGGGAGTGCGAGTCCTGATAAACTAATGATCCTTCCTTTCTCCCGGATGATTCACTTTTAGTAAGCGGCTCTAGCTCTTTAACTTATCTATCAAAAATTAATTATCCTGATTCTTCAAGGCTTGTCGAGAAACCCACTTAATCAAACCAGGAAACAAGCGATACAAAGCCTGCGATAAATTCGCCGAACCAACCATTACTTCTGGCTTCTTATTTTTAACTGCATCCCAGATAGCATTTGCCACATTTTCAGGCTTCTCAACTAAAGGATTTTTAAACACATTTTCGAGTTGTTCGCGCCGACTTTGAGCGTCTTGCTCATCCTTACCCCGAAAAACTGCTAGTTTCATCAAACTACTCTTAATCAAATTCGGATAAATGCCACAAACATAAATACCTTTCAGTAACATCGCAGATAAGAGTCAATGGTGCAGCACCACCAAGGCTTTGTACTTCCTGCGCTACAGCTTCCAAGTCCTCAGCATGACGAGCTGCAATTACAAGGTCGAGAAAATAAAAGAGCGGTTGCTTTGCCAATGCCTTCAGAAGCACCTGTAATCAATACCGTAGGAACCATAGTATAAGTTTGAAAAATATTATTTGCTCTTTTTTAGTTTGGGCAATAACACTCAGGAAACCTTCTAACTTTCGTTAGATTTTTTCTGATATCTGAAATACTATTTTGCTAATTTAAAAATATTTCTTGAAAATCTTGAAAATCTCATCCTTTAGCTTGTTTACACTTTAGTACTACAGACAGATAGCTCTAATTTATTGATTAAATAGGATTAAAAATATAATTTAATTCTTCAGGAAAATCAACAATGGGACTTTACCCAAGTGATGCAACAGAAAACGCATACAATGCCAAGAATCGTAATGCTTTAGAGTTGGGGTTTACTCCTGGGTCGGAACTTTGGAACGGTCGTTTAGCTATGGTCGGTTTTGTCGCTTATCTAGTTTGGGATCTCAACGGCTACAGCGTAATGCGGGAATTACTCCACTTCATACCCGATTTCCACTAATTATGTTACTATCCTTTTTTTCACCATCTTCGGCTGTTTAGTAAGTAAAAAATTAAAAAAGTTAGTTTTTATATTTACTAATAGATCAGTGTTAACACTTGTATAGCCCAACCTCTCAACCGAAAATATTTGTTGGTATCGGCTTGCATGTGTAATAATAGTTAAAGTATCTTAATATTTATAAACATTTTCAAGTATTGGCACTGTCCAATGCGAAACACTGACCGCTAAAACAGTTTTCTGGCTCGTGGTTAGTACTTTTTGTGGTGACTATATTTTAGGAATTTTTACCTGAATACTAGGCGGAGTAAAAGCGTGATTCAATTAGAACAACCACCCAGTCATCAAACAAAACTGACCCCAGTAGTGAAAAATAAATCTCAGTATAAGGGACTTTTCATTGCTATTGTCATTGTTAGCGTATGGGTCATTAGCCTGAGTTTATTACTTTCCCTTGACATCTCCAAGTTAAAATTGTGGATGTTATCGCCTGTTATCCTATGGCAAACATTTTTATATACGGGATTATTTATTACATCACATGATGCTATGCATGGGGTAGTGTTTCCCCAGAACACCAAGATTAATCATCTTATTGGGACATTAACCCTATCTCTTTATGGTCTTTTACCATATAAAAAATTATTGAAAAAACATTGGGTGCATCACCACAATCCAGCAAGTCAAACAGACCCAGATTTTCATAATGGGAAATACAAAAATTTCTTTGCTTGGTATTTTCATTTTATGAAGGGTTACTGGAGTTGGGGACAAATGATTGCTCTGACTATTATCTATCACTTTGCTAATTACATCCTTCATATACCCCACGCTAATCTAACAACCTTTTGGGTGATTCCCTCGCTTTTAAGTTCATTTCAATTATTTTTTTTTGGTACTTTTCTACCTCATAGCGAACCCATAGGAGGTTATATTCAGCCTCATCGTGCCCAAACAATTAGCCGTCCAATTTGGTGGTCATTTATCACCTGCTATCATTTTGGCTACCACGAGGAACATCACCAATATCCCCATGTTACTTGGTGGCAGTTACCAGAAATTTATAAAGCAAAATAGTTATTATTTATCTAATATCATAGTAAGAACAGTCAAAATAATTCGTAATTAATTTCTAATTATTACCTCATGACTGAAGTTCCTTGCTCTGAAATAAGCAATAAATTGATTTCTCTCCATAACTAAAGTTAGAGGCTTGTACCTTCAATTACGAATTAGTAATTATTTGGTCACACGGTAATCTATATAGTTTGAGCAAGGCATTCTTTTAGATTATTTTGCTTATGCCAATTAATAATTCTCGTATTGTCACCTATAGCCCTGCTTATACAATCGTTCCCACTTACGAGTGCTTTAATCGCTGTAGTTACTGCAACTTTCGCAGTGAACCGGGTAAAAGCCCCTGGATGAGTCTTTCCGATGCAGAAAGTATTTTAAAACCACTTCAAAGCGAAAAAGTCTGTGAAATCCTCATACTCAGCGGTGAAGTGCATCCTCATTCGCCAAGGCGTCAGGCGTGGTTTGGGCGGATTTATGATTTGTGTGAATTAGCGCTTTCAATGGGGTTTTTACCACACACGAATGCGGGGCCGCTGAGTTTTGAGGAGATGGAAAAGCTCAAGCGTGTGAATGTTTCGATGGGGCTGATGTTGGAACAGTTAACGCCAACATTGTTAAATAGTGTACATCGGCACGCACCGAGTAAATTACCTGAAGTCAGGCTGCAACAATTGCAATGGGCGGGAGAGTTGCAGATTCCCTTTACAACTGGGTTACTGTTAGGAATTGGAGAAGCTGTAGATGATTGGTGGGAAACATTAACAGCTATATCTCAACTGCATCAACGTTATCACCATATTCAAGAAGTTATCCTGCAACCTCATAGTCCAGGACATCAGCAAACTTTTGATGCACCACCTTTTGACCCCCATCAATTACCAGAAGTCATTTTCAGGGCGCGTCAGATTTTACCACCAGATATTACGATTCAAATTCCGCCGAATTTAGTTAAGGATGACCAATGGTTACTCGCTTGTATCCAAGCTGGTGCGCGAGATTTGGGCGGAATTGGGCCAAAAGATGAAGTTAATCCCGATTATCCTCATGTTCAGGAACAGGCATTAAGAGAAATTTTACAACCTGCGGGGTGGGAATTAGTGTCGCGATCGCCAGTTTATCCGCAATTTGA from Nostoc sp. UHCC 0926 includes these protein-coding regions:
- a CDS encoding tetratricopeptide repeat protein, whose amino-acid sequence is MNAEEFLNQGLNHNLQGDYQGANAAYTQAIKLNPNYAEAYHNRGIILSGQLKDYRSAIADFNRAIEINPNFATAYCHRGNARYFLTDYEGAIADHNQALQIDPNLAQSYHSRGNAYFALEKYDKAIADYIQTIETSTQLADNINIDIANAYHNRGVACFESGNHQGAIADFQQALQWHPHFAAAYSNRGNIHHILGNYHEAIADHDRALQLNPNLAEAYHNRGNAHYALADYQSAIANYNRALEINPKFAGAYYNRGLVLAHLKEYHRAIEDFNQALKLNPDDLQAYCERGLVRSTLEDYEGAIADYDQALQENPTLALVYGFRANARRRLGDYQGAIEDSNRLLQLNPSLAEGYCDRAAARRSLADHKGAIKDYDRALEINDNLAAAYYGRGIAREALQDLQGAIDDNTQAIELVPEFSQAYCNRGNARRLLGDEQGAIADYNQALQINPDLIEAYYNRGSTHYALEEYESAIADYTQALEINPQSAAFYSDRANARYALEDFQGAIEDYSRAIAIDPSFAEDWYNRGRSRSLLKDLQGALADLNQALKHQPNWASAYILRADVYQNLGDSQGAIADFQKSADLYYQEGNIQYYQQIIQLIEQLQ
- a CDS encoding SemiSWEET transporter produces the protein MDFLTILGLAAATLTTTAFLPQMFQIWRTKSAEDVSFIMLITFILGVFLWLIYGIYLQALPIIVANSLTLFFNLIILWLKIKYR
- a CDS encoding B12-binding domain-containing radical SAM protein — encoded protein: MTSSVFDSERLLFTPTTPDTNAIPIIFAFPNEYSVGITSLGYQVVWATLAMRDDVQVSRLFTDTHEQLPRKSKIVGFSISWELDYVNILNLLESLEIPILATSRDDSHPIIFGGGPVLTANPEPFAAFFDVILLGDGENLLGNFIEAYKEVRNASRQTQLKRLAQVPGIYIPSLYEVEYHAIDGAVKSIKPISPEIPAVVQKQTYRGNTLSASTVVTEKAAWENIYMVEVVRSCPEMCRFCLASYLTLPFRTASLECSLIPAIAKGLEVTNRLGLLGASVTQHPEFETLLDYISQPKYDDVRLSIASVRTNTVTVQLAETLTKRDTRSLTIAVESGSEKIRQIINKKLHNDEIIQAAINAKAGGLKSLKLYGMAGIPGEEPEDLEQTVAMMRSIKKAAPGLRLTFGCSTFVPKAHTPFQWFGVNRQSEKRLQFLQKHLKPQGIEFRPESYNWSIIQALLSRGDRRVSQLLQLTRDFGDSLGSYKRAFKQLKGQIPDLDFYVHAEWSTEQVLPWSHLQGPLPQSTLLKHLADAKSYINPSPKELQPLNS
- a CDS encoding CPXCG motif-containing cysteine-rich protein, translating into MQNTAEYYCAYCGEPNLTFIDLSAGGQQSYIEDCQVCCNPNILYVRVDEDTLDIEIDTESES
- a CDS encoding SRPBCC family protein codes for the protein MLHFKHSSVINALPEVVWKFHERPDILQLLNPPWQPVQVVRREGGLNVGAITEFRLFLGPLPLTWLARHTECEKYHLFTDEQISGPFESWVHRHEFELENGKTRLTDAISFSMPGGGTVEFASGWLVQVQLEAMFRYRHYVTKRECES
- a CDS encoding chlorophyll a/b-binding protein, coding for MGLYPSDATENAYNAKNRNALELGFTPGSELWNGRLAMVGFVAYLVWDLNGYSVMRELLHFIPDFH
- the crtW gene encoding beta-carotene ketolase CrtW, with the protein product MIQLEQPPSHQTKLTPVVKNKSQYKGLFIAIVIVSVWVISLSLLLSLDISKLKLWMLSPVILWQTFLYTGLFITSHDAMHGVVFPQNTKINHLIGTLTLSLYGLLPYKKLLKKHWVHHHNPASQTDPDFHNGKYKNFFAWYFHFMKGYWSWGQMIALTIIYHFANYILHIPHANLTTFWVIPSLLSSFQLFFFGTFLPHSEPIGGYIQPHRAQTISRPIWWSFITCYHFGYHEEHHQYPHVTWWQLPEIYKAK
- the cofG gene encoding 7,8-didemethyl-8-hydroxy-5-deazariboflavin synthase subunit CofG; translated protein: MPINNSRIVTYSPAYTIVPTYECFNRCSYCNFRSEPGKSPWMSLSDAESILKPLQSEKVCEILILSGEVHPHSPRRQAWFGRIYDLCELALSMGFLPHTNAGPLSFEEMEKLKRVNVSMGLMLEQLTPTLLNSVHRHAPSKLPEVRLQQLQWAGELQIPFTTGLLLGIGEAVDDWWETLTAISQLHQRYHHIQEVILQPHSPGHQQTFDAPPFDPHQLPEVIFRARQILPPDITIQIPPNLVKDDQWLLACIQAGARDLGGIGPKDEVNPDYPHVQEQALREILQPAGWELVSRSPVYPQFDSWLSRELQTALKRSRNAMLLV